GCCGGAATTTCGTTTGAAGAAGCAAACGACATGATGGCAAACAATCCGGAATTATTCAAAGAAAAAGTTCAGGAAACATTACGCAGACATGCCGCAGCAATTAACAAACACACCGCAAAAGGAACCTATTTCTTTGACTACGGTAACGCCTTCCTGCTGGAAAGCTCCAGAGCCGGTGCCGATGTTATGGCGCCAAACGGTATTGACTTTAAATACCCGAGCTATGTTCAGGACATTATGGGACCAATGTGTTTCGATTATGGATTCGGACCTTTCCGCTGGGTTTGTACCTCCGGAAAACCGGAAGATCTAGCCAATACAGATGCGATTGCCTGCGAGGTTTTAGAAGAAATCATGAAAACTGCTCCGGCAGAAATACAACAGCAGATGGCCGACAATATCCGCTGGATCAAAGGTGCTCAGGAAAACAAACTGGTCGTAGGATCACAGGCACGTATCCTGTATGCCGATGCAGAAGGAAGAGCCAAAATAGCAGAAGCTTTCAATCAGGCAATTGCCAAAGGCGAAATAGGCTATGTTGTTTTAGGACGTGACCACCATGATGTATCCGGTACCGATTCTCCTTATCGTGAAACCTCAAACATCTATGACGGTTCCCGTTTCACTGCCGATATGGCTATCCATAACGTGATCGGAGACAGCTTCCGTGGCGCTACCTGGGTTTCCATTCACAACGGTGGCGGCGTTGGCTGGGGAGAAGTGATAAACGGCGGTTTTGGTATGGTTCTTGATGGTACTAAAGAAGCTTCAAGACGCTTGGAATCAATGCTTTTCTGGGACGTCAACAATGGAATTGCCAGAAGAAGCTGGGCACGTAATGAAGGAGCCGTTTTTGCAATTAAAAGAGCAATGGAAACGCAGCCTTTACTAAAAGTGACAATTCCGAATATCGTAGATGACACCTTACTTTAGTTAAATATAAAACCTATTAATTATGAAAGCTATAAAAATCCTTCCGATACTACTGCTCTTCGTTATCAGCTCCTGCAGCTCCGTAAGAGTAGCTTCCGATTTTGATAACCGAACCGACTTTAGTCAATACAAAACATACGCTTTTCATAAGGACGGGATTGACAAAGTTGAAATTTCCGATTTAGATAAAAAACGCATCCTTCGCGCCATAGACAATCAGCTCACGGCAAAAGGATTCAGCAAAAGTGACCAGCCGGAACTTCTGGTAAATATTTTTACCAAATCCAGAGAACAGGTCAGCGTAAACCAATTTAACGCCGGATGGGGTTATGGTGGTGGCTGGGGCTGGGGATACGGCTGGGGCCCTACTTACAGCTCCGTGAGTACCACCACCGAAGGCACGCTGTATATCGACATCATCGATGCCCGTAAAAATGAATTGATCTGGCAGGGAACCGGAACCGGAGTACTGACTCAGAACCGTGAAAAAAAAGAGGAACGCATCAATGAATTCGTTACGAAAATCCTGATGCAGTTTCCGCCACAAAAAAAATAAATTACCGGCTTATCATAAGCACTACAAGCCTACCTTTGCGTAGGCTTTTTTTATTCAAACATCATGAAAGACATTAGCACACTGGAAGACATCAAAAAGCTGGTGGACACCTTTTACCAAAAAGTACAGCAGGATACTTTGATCGGCCCTGTTTTCAATGAAAAAATACAGGACCGCTGGCCGGAACATCTGGCAAAAATGTATCAGTTCTGGGAAACCGTACTGCTGGACAACCACACTTATTCCGGCAGGCCTTTTCCGCCGCATGCCTTTTTACCGGTAGGCAGCGACCATTTTAACCGCTGGATACTACTCTTTACCGGAACAACCGATGCTTTATTTACCGGGCCTGTTGCAGACGAAGCCAAGCAAAGAGCTGCTAAAATGGCAGAAATGTTCCATCATAAAATAGAATACATTAAAAATAACCAAATATAACCGCCGATTTGAAATTCCAATTGCTAACTCCCTAAAGATTTCGTAATTTTACAGCAAACAGCAACAATAAAGAATCATGAATGCATCGTTTGAAACGAATCCGTTACTAGAAAGATTACCGAAACACTTACAGCAGTTTATCAAACCGCAGGATTATGACGAATATACTCCGATTAATCAGGCTGTATGGCGCTATGTGATGCGTAAAAATGTGGATTATTTAGGAAAAGTAGCCCACAGTTCTTATCTGGACGGCTTACGCCAAACAGGGATTTCCATCGAGAGCATCCCCAACATGTACGGAATGAACCGTATCCTTAAAGAAATAGGCTGGGCAGCAGTAGCTGTTGATGGATTTATTCCGCCAAATGCCTTTATGGAATTTCAGGCTTATAACGTATTGGTTATTGCCTCCGACATCCGTCAGTTAGAACATATAGAATATACCCCGGCACCGGATATCATCCATGAAGGAGCCGGACATGCACCCATTATCGCCAATCCGGAATATGCAGAATACCTGCGCCGTTTTGGAGAAATAGGCTCTAAAGCCATTTCGTCTGCAAGAGATTACGAAATGTATGAAGCCATTCGTTTGCTTTCCATTTTAAAAGAAGCCGAAGGTACTCCTCAGGATGAAATTGAAGCTGCCGAAAAACGTGTTGACGAACTGCAAAACGATATGGGCGAATTATCGGAAATGGCACAGATCCGGAACCTGCACTGGTGGACAGTGGAATACGGTTTGATCGGAACTGTTGAAAACCCTAAAATTTACGGCGCCGGACTTTTATCCTCTATCGGGGAAAGCGCCTGGTGTATGACCGATAATGTAAAGAAAATCCCGTATGATATCTCTGCAGCCAACCAAAGTTTCGACATTACAAAACCGCAGCCGCAACTGTATGTAACACCCGATTTTGCACTTTTGAGCCTTGTTCTGGAAGAGTTTGCAAACAAAATGGCCTTGCGTACCGGCGGATTATCCGGAATCCGGAAATTGATCCATTCCAAAGCATTGGGAACGGTAGAACTAAGCACCGGTATTCAGATTTCAGGAGTGTTTACCAACGTCATCGAACACGAAGGAAAACCAGTTTATATCCAGACAACCGGCCAAACGGCACTTTCCTATAGAGAAAAAGAATTAGTAGGCCACAGCACCGCTTATCATGCCGAAGGTTTCGGAAGCCCGATCGGAAAATTAAAAGGCATCAATCTTGCTATTGAGGACATGAGTCCGAGAGACTTAAGAGCGTATGCTATTTTTGAAGGAGAAACCGTTACCCTGGAATTTGAAGGAGACATTACCGTTTCCGGGGAAATCATTACCGGTTCCCGTAATTTACAGGGCAAAATCATCACCATCAGCTTTAAAAACTGTACCGTAACCCATAAAGACACTGTTTTATTCCAGCCGGAATGGGGCATTTATGATATGGCTGTCGGAAAAGAAGCGATTTCCGCTTTTTCAGGACCAGCCGATGTGCGCAGCTTTGACCTGATCACACATGTTCCGACCTCAAAAACCATTAAGGCACAAAAAACACCGGAAAGAATTAAACTGGAAGAGTTGTACCATAGCGTAAGAGCCATTCGCGACAACAATGCTCCGGATACCTTACAATCAGTATTTGAAACATTAAAAGCCGATCATCCAAAAGACTGGCTGTTAGCGGTAGAAATTGCCGAACTGGCTCATAAAAACAACAATCACGCTTTGGAAACGGCTGTTGTTTCCTATCTGGAACAACTAAAAACGGTACGTCCGGAAGTTGCCCATTTAATATCCGGCGGACTGGAACTTATTTTCGAAAGCGAAAGCGTAAACAAATAATACAAATCAGTAACAATTGTTACAACCATATTTTAGCAAGTCCCATACCTTTGATAAAAATTAAAGTTATGGGACTTTTAGATATATTAGGTTTTGGAAACAAATCGGAAAACATTAAAGCGTTTATTGCCAAAGGAGCAATTATCATTGATGTGAGAACTCCCGGTGAATTTGCCGAAGGACATATTACAAACGCTAAAAACATTCCGCTCAATGCTATTGCCGGCAAAATCCAGGATATCAAAAAGCTGGGCAAACCGGTCATTACCTGCTGCCATTCCGGAATGCGGAGCGCACAGGCTGCCACTATCCTAAAACAGCACGGCATTGAAGCCCTGAACGGTGGCGGCTGGAGCAGTCTGAACAGCAAACTGTAACAACATTGCTGTTATAAAAACATCCGGACAGCCTTAATTTAACACGAATCTTTTTTTCATTTCCTGTTACTTTTCTTATATTGTTGGCTATAATTTTTAAAACACCAACTCATGAACCAGGAACAAGATTATGATGCAAAAGGCAATCCTATTTACCGGCATACCCAGGAAAGTGACGATTCCGGAGTGGCCAGCAGCTGTCGCTATTTAGACGAAATCACAGCACATTTAGAAAACCATATCGGGGATGTTCACCTGGTTTTTCACGAAATAATTTCCGAATTTGTTCATATAGATGTTCTTTGGATCAAACCTACAGCGGATTATCCTTACAATGTACTGGTTACTTCCGGTATGAGCGACAAACCGATGCATCTTCCGGATGGAATTGAAGGAAAAGAAAACTGGCAGTATGGCGAATTAATGGTTATTCTTCCGGCTGACTGGAAAATCAGTGATGAAGATTTTGAGGATGACAAAAATTACTGGCCGGTTCATTTTTTAAAACTGATTGCCCGCTTACCGCATCAATACAACACCTGGGTTGGCTACGGACATACAATTCCGAACGGAGAAGAGGCCTATCCTTTTGCCGAAAACACTCGTTTAGGATGCATGATGGTACTTCCGCCTTATGTTAGCTTTAATGAGGAGTTTTTACAATTTAAGGCCGAAGACGGCAACCTGATTAACTTTTATGCCCTGGTACCTTTGTATAAAGAAGAAATGGAATACAAAATGACTGAAGGTGCCGATGCCTTACTGGATTTATTTGACGAATACAACATTGACGAAGTCATTACGTTAGACCGTCCGAATGTATGCTTATCATAAAAAACAAACCCGCATAAAGCGGGTTTTGTTTTTATAATTTAAGCTGCTCTCCTATCGCCTGTTCGTTATCCAGAACCCGGTTTTCATATTCCAGTTTCCAACCCATCGAATTGGTCAGGATCAATAGTTTCGAAAGCTCACTGATCAGGCGGTTTTTAGCATTCGTTTTTAATGCTGATTTTTCAATTTTCTGAGCCAGATCGGCTTTTACTTTTTTATTAATCTTGTTATAATCATCGCCTGTAAACGGATTCATACGGCTTTGATCTACATCATAAAACTGAATATCGGGACTGATTTTTATTTCTTCTTTCGGAATATTCAGAATGGTAATTGTTTTATTTTTTTCGTCTATATCATATTTTATCTGCCGTAAATCATAGGCTACCGTAACATCGGCATTGATGATAATCAGCGCTTTCTTTTCAAATGTCAGCAAATCCATCAGGTATTTCTGCTGGTCTTTATAGGTCATTACCTGCGCATAATGTCCTTCGGTCACCACCAGTTTCCCCACATTCCTGATTTGCTGCTGGATCAGATCGGTATTGTATTCCGTAGTGGTGGTTGCTTTTTCGGAAGTCACAAACTTATAAATCACGAACCCGATGATTATAAAAATCAGCAGGTAGATTATTTTTCCGGAACGCGCCAGTGCCTGCACTACCGGAACCAGCATGTTTTTGATATTCGTTTCGTCCGATGTTTTCCTTGCCATATTAAAAAGTGATATTGGGATATTGTACTGCTAATGTAGCAATCTTTAGCTGTAGATTTTTTAAAAACTTTGCATGTTGTTCCGAATCGGGATTAAAAGAGCGGTGCGCCAGTCCTTTCCGGATGCTTTCCACCTCATCCATTACAGGATAAGCGGTTTCGGCAATCCTGCTTTCAGAAAAACGCTTCCAGATATATTCTATTGCTACCGCATTGGGATGGATCATATCCTCTGCATAAAAGCGATAATCGCGTAGTTCGTCCATCATGATCTCATAACTCGGGAAATAGTCTATAAAAACGGCTTCTTCCGAAAATTCGGCTATGGCCTGGTGAATCGCAGTGATCAGATTCGCTTTACTCCATTGGTTTTCCGTAAAACCATCTTTAATATGGCGCACTGGCGACACGGTAAAAATGAGCTGCGCCTCCGGATTCAGCCGGAGAATTTTCGAGATAATACTGGCAAGACTTTCTTTTATAACCGGAATACCTAATAATTCTTTATTAAATTGCTTTTGCGGGACTTTATGACAATTCGCCACTATTTTACCATCTTCTGTTTTTCGATACACCCAGGCCGTTCCCAGAGTGATTATAACGTGGGTTGCTGCCGCTATTTTATCATGCGTTGTTGCGGCAATAGCATTCAGGTTCTGAAGCAGCACTTCCCGATCGGTTTCACTCAAATCGGAATGCCCGTCGAATGTATGCCACTGTTCGTTATGAAAAAAGACATCTTCCGCTGTAAATTCTTTCCTGAAAACAGCAACGTCAATCAGTTTTTCAATGGCCAGTGGATGAAACAGTATTCCAAACGGATTGCAGTAATGCTGAAACTTAAAATAGTCGAGTTTTTCACTCATATTGACCGCAAAACAGGAACCCAAAGACACTACTCCGGAAGTATAATCTATTGGATTTTTACTTTTTAAAACAGGTATTTGGGTTCTGAACTGCATGATCCGTTTGTTTTTACAAACTTAGGGATTTTATTATTTGAAGAATGTCCCGCTTTAAATAAAAAACCCAAAGCAAAATTACTTTGGGTTGTTATAACATAGCATGTTTTACTACTCTTTACAAATTCATTCTTAACTGAACAAAAACCGTTTTCAGACTGGTTTTATTCGTAGAAATACTGATAATTCGTTACGGTACTGTTATACGTTTCCTTTTGCGTTTTCGCAAAACCATCCGGATAATAGGTATATTCATTCTGAATACTATTAACTCCATCTGTACGGACTGCAGAAACCAGATTTCTGTTACATCCTTTTAGCGACAAGCTTTTAAAGAATATTTTATCAAAACCACGAATCCCTTTTGTTGGTTTATTCCCGTTATCATAGCTATAATTCCAGCTAAATGAAGGTGTCCCGTCAAGATGACTATACTCCTGCAAACTAACCACTTCTCCATTTAGAAAAGTCATTTTTTCTCTTCTGATTGTTTGTGCAGAATAAGGAAGCTCACTTGTAACTGTTCCATCGTTATTGTAAATATAACTCGTTTCCTGTGTAGCATTTACATCATACGAATAATTAACTTTCTTAATAAGCTTGTTATCGGTATTATACAGATAGCTTTCTGTACTGTTAGGAGATCCATCAGGATTAAAGAACTCGACTTTCTTTATCAAATCTCCTTCATACGAATATTTGTCAACAGAACCATCTGTCGCCGTAATTTTATCAAGCTTACTCCCATTATAAGTATAGTTAAATGTGATGCTTTGCCCGTTATTATATGTTGCGATAACCTTTTTTAACAATACTGTTTGTTGTGGTGTTTCTGGCGTTGATTCACTTGTTGATTCGCTTGTACAAGATGCGAGCACCAACAAACAGGTAAGTGCTCCGGCAATAATTTTCTTCATAATTCAGTGGATTAATTTTCCCACAAAAAAAACAATTATTTCTTAAATAAAAAACCCAAAGCAAAATTACTTTGGGCTCTCTATCTTATTTAGGTTCTGTCTATTTTACATAGTCAATTGCTTTTTCCAAAGCTTCGTTGATTCCTCCCGGATTTTTACCACCGGCAGTTGCAAAGAACGGCTGTCCGCCGCCGCCGCCCTGGATATATTTTCCAAGTTCGCGAACCACTAAACCGGCATTCAATCCTTTTTCGGCAACCAGTTCTTTAGAAATATAACAGGTTAGCATCGGTTTCCCTTCTTCGGCTGTAGCCAATAGAAGGAACAGATTTGTTCCGATGTTCCCCAATTCATAAGCCAGGTCTTTTGCTCCGTTCGGATCCAGGTCAACCTGTTTTGCCAAGAATTTCACTCCATTGATTTCCTGTATTTCGGAAATTAGCTCTCCTTTTAAGTTTTTCGCTTTTTCTTTTAACAAAGCTTCAACCTGTTTTTTCAGTTTGGCATTTTCATCCTGTAAAGAAACTACCGCTTTAATTGTATCCTGCGGATTCTTCAACTTTTCTTTGATCTCTTTCAGCGTATTTTCCTGTGAAGCATAGAACGCTTTTACAGCATCGTTTGTAATCGCTTCAATACGTCTGATTCCTGCAGCAACAGCTCCTTCACTGGTAATTTTAAACTGCCAGATATCTGCCGTATTCTTCACGTGGATTCCACCGCACAACTCCATACTGTCACCAAATTTAATCGCACGAACATTATCGCCGTATTTTTCACCGAACAAAGCCATAGCACCTTCCTCAATTGCCTGCGCAAAAGGAATGTTCCTTCTTTCGATTAACGGCAGTTGCTCCTGAATTCTTGCATTTACAAAATCTTCAACCTGTTTCAATTCCTCATCGGTTACTTTTGCAAAGTGTGAAAAGTCAAAACGCAAATAATTTGGCGCTACCAACGATCCATTTTGCTCCACATGTGTTCCCAATATAGAACGCAATGCCTGGTGCAACAAGTGTGTTGCCGAGTGATTGCTTGCCGAATGTAAGCGCAAATCGTTGTTTACTTTCGCTACAAAGGTAGCGTTCACATTTTCCGGCAGTGTGGTCGCAAAATGTAAAATCAGGTTGTTTTCTTTTTTAGTATCCACGATCTCAATCGTTTCGTTTGCCGACACCAAAACACCTTTATCACCAACCTGTCCTCCTCCTTCCGGATAGAACGGGGTGTTATCCAGTACTAACTGGTATAATTTACCATCTTTTTTACTGTCTACTTTACGGAAACGGGTGATTTTCACGTCATTTTCCGTTTGGTCATATCCAACAAATGTTTCAATATTA
This region of Flavobacterium inviolabile genomic DNA includes:
- a CDS encoding DUF4136 domain-containing protein; the protein is MKAIKILPILLLFVISSCSSVRVASDFDNRTDFSQYKTYAFHKDGIDKVEISDLDKKRILRAIDNQLTAKGFSKSDQPELLVNIFTKSREQVSVNQFNAGWGYGGGWGWGYGWGPTYSSVSTTTEGTLYIDIIDARKNELIWQGTGTGVLTQNREKKEERINEFVTKILMQFPPQKK
- a CDS encoding group III truncated hemoglobin; this encodes MMKDISTLEDIKKLVDTFYQKVQQDTLIGPVFNEKIQDRWPEHLAKMYQFWETVLLDNHTYSGRPFPPHAFLPVGSDHFNRWILLFTGTTDALFTGPVADEAKQRAAKMAEMFHHKIEYIKNNQI
- a CDS encoding aromatic amino acid hydroxylase yields the protein MNASFETNPLLERLPKHLQQFIKPQDYDEYTPINQAVWRYVMRKNVDYLGKVAHSSYLDGLRQTGISIESIPNMYGMNRILKEIGWAAVAVDGFIPPNAFMEFQAYNVLVIASDIRQLEHIEYTPAPDIIHEGAGHAPIIANPEYAEYLRRFGEIGSKAISSARDYEMYEAIRLLSILKEAEGTPQDEIEAAEKRVDELQNDMGELSEMAQIRNLHWWTVEYGLIGTVENPKIYGAGLLSSIGESAWCMTDNVKKIPYDISAANQSFDITKPQPQLYVTPDFALLSLVLEEFANKMALRTGGLSGIRKLIHSKALGTVELSTGIQISGVFTNVIEHEGKPVYIQTTGQTALSYREKELVGHSTAYHAEGFGSPIGKLKGINLAIEDMSPRDLRAYAIFEGETVTLEFEGDITVSGEIITGSRNLQGKIITISFKNCTVTHKDTVLFQPEWGIYDMAVGKEAISAFSGPADVRSFDLITHVPTSKTIKAQKTPERIKLEELYHSVRAIRDNNAPDTLQSVFETLKADHPKDWLLAVEIAELAHKNNNHALETAVVSYLEQLKTVRPEVAHLISGGLELIFESESVNK
- a CDS encoding rhodanese-like domain-containing protein codes for the protein MGLLDILGFGNKSENIKAFIAKGAIIIDVRTPGEFAEGHITNAKNIPLNAIAGKIQDIKKLGKPVITCCHSGMRSAQAATILKQHGIEALNGGGWSSLNSKL
- a CDS encoding suppressor of fused domain protein, with the translated sequence MNQEQDYDAKGNPIYRHTQESDDSGVASSCRYLDEITAHLENHIGDVHLVFHEIISEFVHIDVLWIKPTADYPYNVLVTSGMSDKPMHLPDGIEGKENWQYGELMVILPADWKISDEDFEDDKNYWPVHFLKLIARLPHQYNTWVGYGHTIPNGEEAYPFAENTRLGCMMVLPPYVSFNEEFLQFKAEDGNLINFYALVPLYKEEMEYKMTEGADALLDLFDEYNIDEVITLDRPNVCLS
- a CDS encoding DUF4230 domain-containing protein, which translates into the protein MLVPVVQALARSGKIIYLLIFIIIGFVIYKFVTSEKATTTTEYNTDLIQQQIRNVGKLVVTEGHYAQVMTYKDQQKYLMDLLTFEKKALIIINADVTVAYDLRQIKYDIDEKNKTITILNIPKEEIKISPDIQFYDVDQSRMNPFTGDDYNKINKKVKADLAQKIEKSALKTNAKNRLISELSKLLILTNSMGWKLEYENRVLDNEQAIGEQLKL
- a CDS encoding GSCFA domain-containing protein → MQFRTQIPVLKSKNPIDYTSGVVSLGSCFAVNMSEKLDYFKFQHYCNPFGILFHPLAIEKLIDVAVFRKEFTAEDVFFHNEQWHTFDGHSDLSETDREVLLQNLNAIAATTHDKIAAATHVIITLGTAWVYRKTEDGKIVANCHKVPQKQFNKELLGIPVIKESLASIISKILRLNPEAQLIFTVSPVRHIKDGFTENQWSKANLITAIHQAIAEFSEEAVFIDYFPSYEIMMDELRDYRFYAEDMIHPNAVAIEYIWKRFSESRIAETAYPVMDEVESIRKGLAHRSFNPDSEQHAKFLKNLQLKIATLAVQYPNITF